From Aspergillus fumigatus Af293 chromosome 5, whole genome shotgun sequence, a single genomic window includes:
- a CDS encoding oxidoreductase, short chain dehydrogenase/reductase family, producing MASRRLLKSLPSSIARPGRLFTVTTPVTVYRTFSSSTLCLDSETQKNGKPVATSTENAYPNFSLRKKAYVVTGGGRGLGLTIAEAMVQAGAQVHCFDRLDTPHPDFALSQEASKNLEGSIHYHHVDVRDREHLNQTIRTITKEHGQIDGLVAAAGIQRVKDAVDHTPQEVADLMDVNFTGVFMSANAVAEQMMQTKRPGSIVLVASMSGMIANKGLTCPAYNASKAANFEEVPGLKETWEKENMLGRLAAPEEFTGATIFMLSPASSFMTGSCLVVDGGHTAW from the exons ATGGCTTCAAGACGCTTACTGAAATCGCTGCCATCGTCCATCGCCCGACCTGGACGACTTTTCACAGTCACCACTCCAGTTACGGTATATCGAacgttctcctcgtccactcTGTGCTTAGATTCGGAGACTCAAAAGAATGGCAAGCCTGTTGCGACTTCGACGGAAAACGCATATCCCAATTTCAGTCTACGCAAAAAGGCATATGTTGTCACGGGGGGCGGACGAGGACTGGGGCTGACCATAGCCGAAGCCATGGTACAAGCGGGTGCACAAG TACATTGCTTCGACCGATTAGACACTCCTCACCCCGATTTCGCACTATCGCAAGAAGCGTCCAAGAACCTCGAGGGGTCAATACATTACCATCACGTCGACGTGAGAGACCGAGAGCATCTGAACCAGACGATCCGTACGATCACCAAAGAACACGGGCAGATCGATGGGCTGGTAGCAGCCGCGGGCATCCAGCGTGTCAAGGACGCGGTAGACCACACTCCCCAGGAGGTCGCCGACTTGATGGATGTCAACTTCACGGGCGTCTTCATGTCCGCCAACGCCGTCGCggagcagatgatgcagacCAAGCGGCCAGGATCCATTGTGCTTGTGGCCAGTATGTCAGGAATGATTGCCAACAAGGGTCTGACCTGTCCTGCATATAATGCCTCCAAGGCAGCG AACTTCGAGGAGGTTCCCGGCTTGAAAGAAACATgggagaaggagaatatgCTAGGCCGACTGGCGGCTCCTGAAGAGTTCACGGGCGCCACTATCTTCATGCTCTCACCGGCAAGCAGTTTCATGACGGGAAGCTGTCTTGTCGTTGACGGTGGACATACCGCTTGGTAA
- a CDS encoding putative spindle pole body associated protein SnaD has protein sequence MADTRYTSPDPTTHDTVGASTIATPLFLPSSPPPAEERMVDSRPRADSPVSDRVAAESEGARSPALSRSSSPDHQVNELDARLAEYTVDFRALSGTQLARDGDTLPDLKFPHEEDKLSEVGGPEDFTANMERYLMGMDDDLEDKGWEEGQSALVNDNPQPAITPGDKHEGQGEEKEADHQPQQQGHGLQQPGPDDEAEVSEYSEFGPPVDMSTPSHFLRRTGAFAKEMTQLEDIEEDPDDEAPPVSTPSVQRQTATPQHDTTDSNEDLRRQIAELKAAIRDRDQQLERNHRRVLEAASAGEQIKHLQAELQKKSSQLDDLQAKIDDEANLRQQIQMPQSENDEKESYMQRSSFSQSGLSALQKQLGDMQKELQSRDTRPDLDAERLETIAYLRQQLDLAQEQLRKRDAALEDTLAKLRDVTAAKELQLREKNAEIDGLKAQIDDNLMEIDRLETELGQANQEYRILEEKVESLETKNRPLEEKNSTLEADLNRAQSQVTAQGNALKAMAAEMPLEAGGRNTYTEILELIKDLDPHSTTHSSGKPSLSRDADSRDEIMEEYRQDLAKARAELEEASSVRKALELDLKRSQEQAAEAQTLFKSVEDENTRLTKQIDDLRTSLDKVQGELGQMKAEHSEALETISRLQTERKTQQPSPPPSPPTPHNIGQAEKLEESYRAQLKSLHTAHATAISTLRSSHADSTRKLRDLLAAAEKRESKLKAEVQSLLAARAAQDTQLQSLDTEVRRLQSAIAVKEEAAAALDERIARSVEKREKEWERRVDLLLKERERMAKALMWAWGEKEVGEVKENLGEDGRRVRQAYRYKYAQRKGREG, from the coding sequence ATGGCCGACACCCGCTACACTTCGCCAGACCCGACGACCCACGACACGGTCGGCGCGTCTACAATCGCTACACCTTTGTTTCTGCCGTCGTCACCTCCTCCTGCCGAGGAGAGAATGGTTGATTCTCGTCCACGTGCCGATAGCCCTGTTTCCGACCGTGTCGCTGCCGAGAGTGAGGGAGCGCGTTCGCCAGCGCTCTCGAGATCTTCATCTCCCGACCATCAAGTCAATGAACTCGATGCACGACTAGCGGAATATACTGTGGATTTCCGTGCCTTATCCGGCACACAGTTAGCTCGCGATGGTGATACGCTACCGGATCTGAAATTTCCGCATGAGGAGGACAAGCTCTCTGAGGTCGGTGGCCCGGAGGACTTTACAGCCAACATGGAGAGGTATCTGATGGGCATGGATGATGACTTGGAGGATAagggctgggaggagggCCAATCAGCGCTCGTGAATGACAATCCGCAGCCAGCGATTACACCGGGCGACAAGCACGAGgggcaaggagaagaaaaggaggcgGACCACCAGCCACAACAACAGGGGCATGGCTTACAGCAGCCTGGCCCCGATGACGAAGCGGAAGTTAGCGAGTACAGTGAATTCGGACCCCCTGTTGACATGTCTACTCCATCCCATTTCCTACGTAGGACCGGCGCTTTCGCTAAGGAAATGACCCAGCTGGAAGACATTGAGGAGGATCCCGACGATGAAGCCCCACCAGTTTCCACACCGTCTGTCCAGAGACAGACCGCTACACCACAGCATGATACGACGGATTCGAACGAGGATTTGCGGCGTCAAATCGCGGAATTAAAAGCAGCGATTCGAGACCGCgatcagcagctggagagaaACCATAGACGGGTACTGGAAGCCGCTTCTGCGGGGGAGCAGATCAAGCATTTGCAGGCTGAACTTCAGAAGAAATCAAGCCAGTTGGACGATCTTCAAGCGAAAATCGACGACGAGGCGAATTTGCGACAGCAGATACAGATGCCCCAGAGCGAGAACGATGAAAAAGAGTCGTACATGCAGAGATCCTCGTTCAGCCAGTCAGGACTCAGTGCGCTTCAGAAACAGCTCGGTGATATGCAAAAGGAGCTGCAGAGCAGGGATACACGCCCGGACCTGGACGCAGAACGACTGGAGACGATTGCATATCTACGTCAACAACTGGACCTGGCGCAAGAACAGTTGAGGAAACGCGATGCTGCGCTCGAGGACACCCTAGCCAAGCTGAGAGATGTCACCGCAGCGAAAGAGCTCCAGTTGCGAGAGAAAAATGCTGAAATTGATGGGCTCAAAGCTCAAATTGATGATAATCTCATGGAGATTGACCGACTGGAGACCGAACTAGGCCAGGCGAACCAAGAATACCGAATTCTGGAAGAGAAGGTGGAATCTCTGGAGACCAAGAATCGTCCATtagaagagaagaatagCACTCTTGAAGCCGATCTTAACCGCGCCCAGTCGCAAGTGACGGCTCAAGGAAACGCGCTCAAGGCTATGGCGGCCGAAATGCCACTTGAAGCCGGAGGAAGGAATACGTACACCGAGATTCTCGAACTTATTAAAGACCTTGACCCGCACAGCACGACACACTCGTCCGGAAAGCCTTCCTTGTCAAGAGATGCAGACTCGAGAGATGAAATAATGGAAGAATATCGTCAGGACTTGGCCAAGGCCCGGGCCGAACTGGAGGAGGCATCTTCGGTTCGGAAGGCCCTTGAGCTCGATTTGAAGCGGTCCCAAGAACAGGCCGCTGAGGCGCAGACCCTCTTCAAGTCGGTTGAGGACGAGAATACCCGCCTCACTAAACAAATAGACGACCTGCGAACCAGCCTAGACAAAGTTCAGGGAGAACTCGGTCAGATGAAGGCGGAGCATTCGGAAGCCCTCGAAACCATCAGCCGTCTCCAGACCGAGAGGAAGACGCAGCAACCCAGTCCTCCCCCTTCACCACCCACGCCACACAACATCGGCCAGGCAGAGAAGCTTGAAGAATCGTACCGCGCCCAACTCAAGAGCCTTCATACCGCACACGCCACCGCCATCTCCACTCTACGTTCGTCCCACGCCGACTCCACCCGCAAACTACGTGATCTCCTTGCCGCGGCCGAGAAGCGAGAATCAAAACTCAAAGCCGAAGTGCAGTCCCTGCTCGCCGCGCGGGCGGCGCAAGATACTCAATTACAGTCCCTTGACACCGAAGTCAGAAGACTGCAATCTGCGATTGCCGTGAAGGAAGAGGCGGCCGCTGCCCTGGACGAGCGAATCGCCCGGTCCGTCGAGAAGCGCGAGAAAGAGTGGGAGCGCCGCGTGGATCTGCTCCTAAAGGAGCGAGAGCGGATGGCCAAAGCCCTCATGTGGGCCTGGGGGGAGAAGGAAGTCggcgaggtcaaggagaacCTCGGCGAGGACGGGCGACGCGTCAGACAGGCCTATCGATACAAGTATGCtcaaaggaaaggaagggaGGGATAG
- a CDS encoding alkaline phosphatase family protein produces MVSFPRIAAATSSAILRLATFVFLRWVPGHHFPPIIFTSLAVYLASLRSLIYQDSDNAAPRNSGKKAPDSKKIEPTSKARPLKTLLTGLPCTQSPLATRLTALVNIVLTLLTLDFMLRGVVFHSGKNLTFSRIGYVSPTTANLLVREPDSAQLPLVVYYQEILEDDPSKWVEEGIVYSLDDSTDYTTSVTIQGLKPASSYRYSLSNKQTGTFVTAPLPGTEPANRLAFVTSSCMKQNFPYNPLSHSLRIPGIETMTETLAKLPELLRPAFMMFLGDFIYVDVPQRFGSSVSHYRSEYRRVYSSPSWTQNDAIGLPWIHTLDDHEIANDWSKGNTTAPYPAAADPYIHYHVSVNPPIPPMAFAKPENTTYLSFIHGPASFFMLDTRTYRSEPAQVNSTILGSAQLQSLLAYLARPESAEVRWKIVASSVPFTKNWHVGTTDTWGGFLHERRTVFEAMWRAERELGVRVVLLSGDRHEFGATRFPDPMLDYTSEDLLAHTAGEGVHEFSVGPLNMFYLPIRTYRQTDTEDVAVKYVPDGNVKYGLVDISIQDEQIDTASGTPVTVPSSVLTYTLYVEDQVVWKYKLSVPLPEYDSLMAASSAKHPRLPPGKVLVDNRKAEGWHAAIQTMVGRLEEAARQFAHRAVDEFYELLDKTERAERLD; encoded by the exons ATGGTGTCTTTCCCGCGGATTGCCGCCGCAACGAGTTCCGCGATCCTCAGGTTGGCGACCTTTGTATTTCTACGATGG GTTCCTGGTCATCATTTCCCGCCCATTATCTTCACATCGTTGGCAGTGTATCTCGCGTCACTGCGTTCCTTAATCTATCAGGACAGCGACAATGCTGCTCCGCGCAATAGTGGAAAAAAAGCCCCAGACTCAA AAAAGATTGAGCCCACATCTAAAGCTCGGCCCCTTAAGACGCTGTTGACCGGTTTGCCCTGTACTCAGTCGCCGCTAGCGACGCGCCTGACAGCCTTGGTGAACATTGTGCTTACGCTCTTGACCCTTGACTTTATGCTACGAGGTGTGGTATTTCACTCGGGCAAGAATCTCACCTTTTCACGCATCGGTTATGTGTCCCCTACCACGGCCAATCTGCTGGTACGAGAGCCTGATTCCGCGCAACTTCCCCTGGTAGTCTACTATCAAGagattctggaagatgaCCCGTCGAAATGGGTTGAGGAGGGTATTGTCTACTCCCTGGATGACTCGACCGATTACACGACGTCCGTGACCATCCAGGGCCTGAAGCCGGCCTCCAGCTACCGCTATTCCCTGTCCAACAAGCAAACAGGCACCTTCGTAACAGCTCCTCTGCCAGGCACGGAACCGGCCAACAGACTGGCCTTTGTGACGTCGAGCTGTATGAAACAGAACTTCCCGTACAACCCGCTCTCGCACTCGCTCCGTATTCCCGGCATTGAGACGATGACCGAGACACTGGCCAAACTGCCTGAGCTGCTCCGTCCCGCGTTCATGATGTTCCTCGGCGACTTCATCTACGTCGATGTGCCCCAACGGTTCGGATCATCCGTGTCTCATTACCGTAGCGAGTATCGCAGGGTGTACTCGTCGCCATCATGGACCCAAAACGACGCCATTGGCCTCCCCTGGATTCATACGCTCGATGACCACGAGATTGCCAATGACTGGTCGAAAGGAAACACCACCGCACCCTATCCAGCCGCCGCTGACCCATATATCCATTACCATGTCAGCGTGAATCCTCCCATCCCACCGATGGCGTTCGCCAAACCTGAGAACACGACGTACTTATCGTTTATCCACGGCccggcctccttcttcatgCTCGACACGCGCACCTATCGCTCCGAGCCCGCGCAGGTCAACTCTACCATCCTGGGATCCGCCCAGCTTCAATCCCTCCTCGCGTACCTCGCCCGCCCCGAATCCGCCGAAGTCCGCTGGAAGATCGTCGCCTCCAGCGTCCCCTTCACCAAGAACTGGCACGTCGGCACCACCGACACCTGGGGCGGGTTCCTGCACGAACGTCGCACCGTCTTCGAAGCCATGTGGCGTGCTGAGCGCGAGCTCGGCGTCCGCGTCGTCCTTCTCAGCGGTGACCGCCACGAGTTCGGGGCCACCCGCTTCCCTGACCCGATGCTGGATTACACCAGCGAGGATCTCCTCGCGCACACGGCGGGAGAAGGCGTCCACGAGTTCAGCGTCGGCCCGCTGAACATGTTCTATCTTCCCATCCGCACATACCGGCAGACAGACACCGAGGATGTGGCGGTCAAGTACGTCCCGGACGGCAATGTCAAGTACGGCCTTGTGGACATCAGCATCCAAGACGAGCAGATCGACACCGCGTCGGGGACGCCGGTGACGGTCCCGAGCTCTGTCCTGACATATACCCTCTACGTGGAGGACCAGGTGGTGTGGAAGTACAAACTCAGCGTTCCCTTGCCCGAGTACGATTCCCTGATGGCGGCCTCGTCCGCGAAGCATCCACGACTGCCTCCTGGAAAGGTCCTGGTCGACAATCGGAAAGCGGAAGGGTGGCATGCTGCCATCCAGACCATGGTGGGTCgattggaggaggcggccCGCCAGTTTGCACACCGGGCCGTGGACGAGTTCTATGAATTGCTGGATAAGACTGAGAGAGCGGAGAGATTGGACTGA
- a CDS encoding KGG domain-containing protein — MQCSLFRPHLLSNRLGRSPSLWRTTTARVATRADHHPNPGNFANRPKEELSEIGRKGGRKGGRARGVGGFHDMDPEKQHEIASRGGRATNKAAEQAEKHLGVAGERRHTHEPSAASPGFEESWTV, encoded by the exons ATGCAATGCTCCCTGTTTCGTCCACATCTTCTCTCGAACCGTCTCGGTCGATCTCCATCTCTCTGGCGGACCACTACCGCAAGGGTTGCAACTAGAGCCGACCATCACCCAAACCCAGGCAATTTTGCCAACCGTCCAAAGGAAGAGCTCTCCGAGATTGGTCGCAAAGGTGGTCGCAAGGGAGGTAGAGCCAGGGGTGTTGGAGGCTTCCATGATATGGACCCTGAGAAACAG CACGAAATCGCCTCTCGAGGAGGTCGTGCAACCAACAAAGCAGCTGAGCAGGCGGAGAAACATCTGGGCGTCGCTGGAGAGAGACGTCACACTCATGAGCCTTCAGCAGCAAGCCCGGGGTTTGAGGAGTCATGGACGGTATAA
- a CDS encoding rRNA-processing protein RRP15, protein MAPPMAKKRKVLDSLKNKAGRPKKKFRKQLEYHSSSDEAEDEQPTDFQAVNLADSDAEEERKPVERKPQKPASSETRSLGAQKKRKAEDSDDSSAASENESDADDNNGSDSPDSSDMEDDEYGDSDTSLPTSTNGRRRPVAKRNDPTAFSTSISKILSTKLPSSARADPVLSRSKSAAQTTSELADEKLDKQARAKLRAEKKEELDRGRVRDVMGIERGLTGVVAEEEKRLRKIAQRGVVKLFNAVRAAQVRGEEAAREERKKGTIGIGEREKAVNEVSKQGFLELISGKKGKPLNIEEA, encoded by the coding sequence ATGGCTCCTCCCatggcgaagaagcgcaaggtcTTGGATAGTCTGAAGAATAAGGCCGGTCGGCCTAAGAAGAAGTTCAGAAAGCAGCTCGAATACCACAGCAGTTCCGACGAAGCGGAAGATGAACAGCCCACCGATTTCCAAGCAGTTAATCTGGCTGATTCCGAtgcagaggaagaaaggaagcCGGTAGAACGGAAGCCACAGAAGCCAGCTTCGAGCGAGACGAGGTCGCTAGGCGcacaaaagaagagaaaagcgGAAGACAGCGACGACAGCTCTGCTGCTAGCGAGAATGAGAGTGACGCGGACGACAACAATGGGTCGGACTCGCCAGATTCCTCTGATATGGAGGACGACGAGTATGGAGACTCGGATACCTCACTGCCCACATCGACAAATGGACGCCGCAGGCCAGTCGCTAAACGAAATGACCCTACTGCATTCTCAACATCGATTTCCAAGATTCTTTCGACCAAACTGCCTTCATCAGCTCGAGCCGATCCAGTCTTGTCGCGCAGTAAATCAGCAGCGCAAACTACTAGCGAACTCGCGGACGAGAAACTGGACAAGCAGGCGCGGGCGAAGCTCCGcgcagaaaagaaggaggagctaGACCGTGGTCGCGTGCGCGATGTCATGGGCATCGAGCGCGGCCTTACTGGTGTTgttgcagaggaggaaaagcgTCTTCGGAAGATTGCGCAGCGCGGTGTTGTGAAGTTGTTCAATGCTGTTCGCGCAGCCCAGGTCCGTGGAGAAGAGGCTGCAAGGGAAGAGCGGAAGAAGGGTACCATTGGCATTGGTGAACGAGAGAAAGCCGTCAACGAAGTCAGCAAACAAGGTTTTCTTGAGTTGATCAGCggaaagaagggaaaacCGCTGAACATCGAGGAGGCTTAA
- a CDS encoding putative class III chitinase, producing the protein MPPVPGRPEHRRVICYHQTLCPNRGDYVSVLPLVKNNTGVTHIIIAAFHLNEDPGHITLNDDPPDHEMYNPLWAEVPVLKRSGVKVMGMLGGAAQGSYRCLDGDQEKFERYYQPLLAMVRRHQLDGLDLDVEEEMSLPGIIRLIDRLKLDLGDDFIITLAPVAAALLGIGNLSGFDYRQLEQQRGSKISWYNAQFYNGWGLAEDPRMYAAIVAQGWSPQRVVYGLLTNPGNGSQGYVPRERIGPVLAVLVEQFPNFGGVMGWEYFNSIPGEQQSPWQWAAEMSLSMHMKDVLAAARQMLTAGPMANSLMNVLRDMMHQP; encoded by the coding sequence ATGCCTCCAGTACCCGGACGACCCGAGCACCGTCGCGTCATTTGTTACCATCAGACCTTGTGTCCGAACCGAGGCGACTATGTCTCGGTGCTGCCTTTAGTGAAGAACAACACCGGAGTTACccacatcatcatcgcagCTTTTCATCTGAACGAGGACCCCGGCCATATCACGCTCAACGACGATCCACCTGACCATGAGATGTATAACCCACTGTGGGCGGAGGTGCCCGTGCTGAAACGCAGCGGTGTCAAGGTGATGGGAATGCTCGGCGGGGCAGCGCAGGGGTCCTATAGGTGTCTGGATGGCGACCAGGAGAAGTTTGAGCGGTACTACCAACCTCTTCTGGCGATGGTTCGGCGGCATCAGCTGGACGGGCTCGATCTGGAtgtagaagaggaaatgtCTCTGCCCGGCATCATTCGGTTGATCGACCGATTGAAGCTGGACTTGGGCGATGACTTTATCATCACCCTGGCGCCTGTCGCGGCGGCGCTCCTGGGAATTGGTAACCTTTCGGGGTTCGATTATCGGCAGCTCGAGCAGCAACGAGGGTCCAAGATCAGCTGGTACAATGCGCAGTTTTACAACGGCTGGGGTCTGGCCGAGGACCCTCGGATGTATGCGGCCATTGTGGCACAAGGATGGTCACCACAACGCGTTGTCTACGGGCTGCTGACGAACCCAGGAAACGGGTCGCAAGGCTACGTCCCGCGAGAAAGGATCGGGCCCGTTCTCGCAGTGTTGGTCGAACAATTCCCGAACTTTGGAGGTGTCATGGGCTGGGAATACTTCAATTCCATACCTGGTGAGCAACAGAGCCCATGGCAGTGGGCAGCAGAGATGTCGCTTAGTATGCACATGAAGGATGTGCTAGCTGCTGCTCGGCAGATGCTCACTGCGGGACCTATGGCCAACAGCTTGATGAATGTTCTTCGAGACATGATGCATCAACCGTAG
- the ftrA gene encoding FTR1 family protein, with the protein MAKDVFAVPIFFICFRECVETSIIVSVLLSFIKQTLGQEQDATTRKRLIRQVWWGVAIGLFISVCIGAGMIGAFYGYGKDHFASTEDLWEGIFSLIASVIITIMGAALLRVTKLQEKWRVKLAQALEAKPLTGGTFKNNLKLWAEKYAMFLLPFITVLREGLEAVVFIGGVSLSFPATAFPLPVFTGILAGVAIGYLLYRGGNQASLQIFLIISTCILYLVAAGLFSRGVWYLENNTWNHVIGGDAAETGAGPGSYDIRQSVWHVNCCSPLVNGGGGWGIFNAILGWTNSATYGSVLSYNLYWIAVIVWFVAMRHKERHGRLPVVDPLLNRLRGRKSAEPGNGEQDVEVSTIPSDLQTESKIPKSGASLV; encoded by the exons TCTTTTTTATCTGTTTCCGAGAATGTGTCGAGACCAGCATCATTGTCTCTGTGTTACTCTCATTTATCAAGCAGACCTTGGGACAAGAGCAAGATGCTACCACTCGTAAGAGGCTGATCAGACAG GTGTGGTGGGGGGTTGCCATTGGGTTGTTCATCAGTGTTTGCATCGGAGCTGGCATGATCGGAGCGTTCTATGGATATGGTAAGGATCACTTCGCTAGCACGGAGGACCTGTGGGAGggcatcttctccctgaTCGCCagtgtcatcatcaccattaTGGGTGCTGCCCTGCTTCGTGTCACCAAGTTGCAGGAGAAGTGGCGCGTCAAGCTAGCTCAAGCCCTGGAAGCAAAGCCGTTGACTGGCGGCACATTCAAAAACAACCTCAAACTTTGGGCGGAGAAATACGCCATGTTTCTCCTCCCCTTCATCACCGTTCTCCGAGAAGGCCTGGAAGCAGTGGTGTTCATTGGAGGCGTCAGTCTCAGTTTTCCTGCAACTGCCTTCCCTCTACCTGTTTTTACTGGCATTCTCGCAGGAGTGGCCATTGGGTACCTACTGTATCG AGGAGGAAACCAAGCCTCCCTCCAGATCTTCCTGATCATCTCCACTTGCATCCTCTACCTGGTTGCTGCCGGCCTCTTCTCCCGAGGCGTCTGGTATCTGGAGAACAATACTTGGAACCACGTAATTGGTGGTGATGCTGCCGAGACAGGTGCCGGTCCGGGATCGTATGACATCCGACAGAGCGTCTGGCATGTCAACTGCTGTAGTCCTCTCGTTAATGGTGGCGGGGGATGGGGTATCTTCAACGCCATCCTTGGCTGGACAAACTCGGCAACCTATGGCTCCGTTCTTTCATACAACCTTTACTGGATTGCGGTGATCGTCTGGTTTGTGGCTATGCGTCACAAGGAACGCCATGGACGATTGCCTGTGGTCGACCCTCTGCTGAATCGGCTGCGAGGCCGAAAGTCTGCCGAACCTGGGAATGGAGAGCAAGATGTCGAGGTCAGCACGATACCATCTGATTTGCAGACGGAGTCCAAAATACCGAAAAGCGGAGCATCCCTTGTCTGA
- a CDS encoding RNA-binding signal recognition particle subunit SRP54, translated as MVLQDLGRRINAAVNDLTRSSNLDEKAFDDMLKEICAALLSADVNVRLVQTLRKSIKSSVNFSSLPPAVNKKRLIQKAVFDELVALVDPHAEPFRPKKGRSNVIMFVGLQGAGKTTTCTKLARHYQMRGFKTALVCADTFRAGAFDQLKQNATKAKIPYYGSLTQTDPAVVAAEGVAKFKKERFEVIIVDTSGRHKQEEELFTEMTQIQNAVTPDQTILVLDSTIGQAAEAQSAAFKATANFGAIIITKTDGHAAGGGAISAVAATHTPIIFLGTGEHLMDLERFEPKAFVQKLLGMGDMAGLVEHVQAVTKDSAAAKETYKHIAEGIYTLRDFRENITSIMKMGPLSKLSGMIPGLSNLTAGLDDEDGSLKLRRMVYIFDSMTAAELDSDGKIFVEQPSRMVRIACGSGTTVREVEDLLSQHRMMAGMAKRVGGQKKQMQRAQNMLKGGNKEQQLAAMQKRMAAMGGAGAGGLPGMGDMAKMMQMLQGQGGGGMPGFGGMDLQSMMSQMSGLMGGGRGRGR; from the exons ATGGTCCTTCAGGATCTCGGGCGGCGAATCAACGCCGCCGTCAATGATCTGACACGCTCTAGCAATTTGGATGAGAAG GCTTTTGATGATATGTTAAAAGAGATCTGTGCCGCATTGCTATCTGCAGACGTCAACGTTCGCCTCGTCCAGACCCTCCGGAAATCCATCAAATCCAGCGTGAACTTCTCCTCGTTGCCACCTGCCGTCAACAAGAAGCGCTTGATTCAAAAGGCCGTTTTCGATGAATTGGTAGCGCTGGTCGATCCGCATGCAGAGCCATTCCGCCCGAAGAAAGGACGATCCAATGTGATCATGTTTGTGGGGTTGCAGGGTGCGGGAAAAACGACAACGTGTACTAAGCTGGCCCGACATTATCAGATGCGCGGGTTCAAAACAGCGCTTGTCTGTGCGGATACTTTCCGTGCGGGTGCCTTTGACCAGTTGAAGCAGAATGcgaccaaggccaagatccCGTATTATGGTAGTCTGACACAGACCGACCCTGCTGTGGTGGCCGCCGAGGGTGTCGCCAAGTTCAAGAAGGAACGCTTTGAGGTGATTATCGTGGATACTAGTGGCCGACAcaagcaggaagaggagcttTTCACCGAAATGACGCAGATCCAGAACGCCGTCACTCCGGATCAGACGATCCTTGTCCTCGATAGTACCATCGGTCAGGCGGCCGAGGCCCAGTCAGCAGCCTTTAAGGCTACTGCCAACTTTGGTGCCATTATTATCACGAAGACAGACGGCCATGCtgccggtggtggtgccaTTTCGGCTGTTGCTGCGACCCACACGCCGATCATCTTTCTAGGTACCGGAGAGCACTTGATGGATCTCGAACGCTTCGAGCCCAAGGCTTTCGTTCAGAAGCTGCTTGGAATGGGCGATATGGCTGGTCTCGTGGAGCATGTGCAGGCGGTGACCAAGGACTCGGCCGCCGCCAAGGAGACCTACAAGCATATCGCGGAGGGTATCTATACTCTGCGAGATTTCCGAGAGAATATCACCtcgatcatgaagatggGTCCTCTTTCGAAACTCTCCGGCATGATTCCCGGGCTGTCCAATCTGACAGCTGGcttggacgacgaagatgggTCGCTCAAACTTCGCCGCATGGTTTACATCTTCGACAGCATGACCGCCGCTGAGCTGGACAGCGATGGCAAGATATTTGTAGAACAACCAAGCCGCATGGTCCGCATCGCTTGTGGCAGTGGCACGACCGTTCGCGAAGTTGAGGATCTCCTCTCTCAGCACCGCATGATGGCCGGCATGGCCAAGCGGGTCGGCGGGCAGAAGAAACAAATGCAGCGCGCGCAAAATATGCTCAAGGGTGGCaacaaggagcagcagctggccgCCATGCAGAAGCGGATGGCGGCCATGGGTGGTGCCGGTGCGGGCGGCCTTCCGGGAATGGGCGACATGGCAAAGATGAtgcagatgctgcagggTCAAGGCGGCGGTGGGATGCCGGGGTTCGGGGGAATGGACTTGCAGAGCATGATGAGCCAAATGAGTGGTTTGATGGgtggaggacgaggacgaggacggtGA